The Bacteroidota bacterium genomic interval TGCGAGCCGACAATTCCCCCCTCCTTCGTGCTGTCGGAGTAGCCGATCATGATCTCCTGACGCCGTCCGCGGCTTTCGAGATGACGGCGGTACGCCTGGTTGCGGTACAGGCGCTCCATTGTTTCCGGCGCCGCATCGAGGTCCTTCGTCGTTTCGAAAAGAGGGACAACATCGAGCGAACTCATACGGCGAGCCGCGTCGGCCGAGAAAAGGCCGGTACATTTCATCAAATACAAAACCTCCAGCACATCCGCAGCCGATTCGGTCATGCTGATGATATACGACCGGACGGCAAGTCCATCGATCTCCGTTTGCGCCCGCTTGACCTTCCGCAGAACAGCCAAGGTTTCCGCGCTGGCTGGCGCAAGCGTTGATTCGTTGAACGAGGGAACGCCGGGTCTCGATAATTCCTCGGTCAACCATTCTTCGCGCGCCTCGGCCGTCATCGCCGAATACTGGACGGAACGCTGCGACAACAATTCTGCGATGGTTTCGGTGTGGACGCTCCGATGCTGCCGGATATCGAGCGTCGCCAGATGGAAACCGAACGTCTCAACGTTGCGGATGAGATCTTTCAACAATCCATTCGCCTGAAGTTCCCCTTTGTGTGCGCGCAAACTCCTGTCGAGGATGTGAAGGTCGTCAAGAAGCTCGGATGAGGAATGATACATCAACTCCGCGTGGGAGGCGTCTCCGTCGGTGTAGTCGATCCTGAACTGCAGGCGGCGGTAAATGTACGCAAGCTTCACCCGGTAGACTTCATCGTCGTTGCGCACCTGGGCAGGTTTCTCCAGCATCGCTTTGTCGCTGCGTATGGACTGGAGCAACTCCTCGCTCCCGCCGACGACCTTCGACGACTCGCTCGACTCGACGAAAAGTTCGTCGACGGCATGCAGGTGCAATTCAAGAATCGTTTTCGCCTGCCGCTGCAGGGTCTTCCATGTTGCGTCCGCGGAAACGAACGGGTTGCCGTCCCGGTCCCCTCCGATCCACGAGCCGAACCTGATGAACGACGGAATGGGGGAGTTCCATTGCGGATAGACCGCCGCTGCAGCGCGCTCGAGATCCCGGTAAAATTTGGGGATCGTTCTATACAGCACGTTGCGGAAATAATAAAGCCCGTTGTACACCTCATCGAGAACGGAAATATTGTACGAGCGCGTTTCTTCCGTCTGCCAGAGGCTCGTGATGTGCCGTTTGATCTCGTGTTCCAGCGCTGATCGTTCGGCGGCGGTCGCGTTGTTGTGGTCAAATTCTTCGAGCAGCTTCCATATCCGCGAGTGCTTTTCGAGGATTGTCCTCCGTGCCGCTTCGGTGGGGTGAGCAGTAAAGACCGGCATGATCGAGAGGCGTGAAAAAAGCGCCGCGATGTCATCTTCCTTTACGCCGAGCTTTTTCAATTTCTCGAATGTGTCCTGCGAGGAGCCGGGATACCCGCTCCCGGGATGCTGCAGCAAATAACTCCGCTGCCGCTGAATGCGGTAATGCTGTTCTGCAGTGTTGGTGAGCTGGAAATATGCGGCGAACGCCCTCACAACCTTTGCCATGTCGGACGGATCCATTGCGCCGATCAGCCGCCGCATCGTCTGCTGGTGCGACGGATCGTACCGCTGGCGGAGCTGCTTTGACGTCTGCCTGATCTGCTCTTCCAGCTCGAACAGACGGCGGCCCTCCTGCTCTTCAATCACCTGGCCGAGCAGGTTGCCGAGCAGCCGGATATTCTTCCGGAGAGGTTCGTCCTGTTGTTTAGTGATGCGGCGAGGCATGATCGTTTAGACAGATGTACGGGATGAACGATGAGATAATTAAGAATTAAAAGGGAAAAAGGAAAAATTAAGGTGAAAGATCAAAACGGATGAATTTGGAATCCAGTACTTTAATGTTACCCTTTGCATTTTTAATTTTGACCTTGCTCTGGTCGGGGCGACATAGGGACAAAGCGCCGTGAAAATTAAAAATGAACGGGAGAAAATGAAAAACAAAACTCAGGCGTACGTCAGCCTGAGTATGAATAATTCCGCTGTCCAGCCTATGTAAGGTTCCGCCTACAGCACAACGGTCATCCACGATCCATCAGTTGAAGAATTGCTTCGGGTGCGTGATGACGCCCGTAAGCGCAGAGGCCGCAACGGTATACGGCGAGGCCAGATAGACCTGCGATTTCTTCGAGCCCATCCTTCCCGGAAAATTTCTGTTCGTCGAGGAGATGCAGACCTCGACGCCGTTCAACCGGCCGAAGGTATCGGACGGTCCGCCGAGACATGCGGCGCACGATGCGTCGCCGATCCTGCATCCCGCGTCTTCAAGCACCTGCCAGACGGTCTTGTCCTTCACTTTGGTCGCCTTCATCAAACGGGCAACCTCGGTCGTCGCCGGGACGATGAACGTATCGATCTTGACCTTCTCGCCGTACATCGTTTCAGCCGCCGCGATGAAATCGGTGATCCTCCCTCCGGTGCACGACCCGATGTAGGCGCGGTCGAGCTTTGTTCCCGCCACCTCGCTCACCTTCGCCTTATTGTCGGGCGAATGCGGTTTGGCGACAAGCGGTTCGATCTCTTTAACGTTGAATTTGTGGATGCTGTGGAACTTCGCATCGCCGTCGTTGAAGACGGTCTCGAATTTCACTTTCGAGCGGGCGCTGACGAAATCCGTCGTCGTCTTGTCGGGAGCGCACACGCCGTTTTTCCCGCCGGCCTCGATCACCATGTTGCACAGGGTCATCCGCGCTTCCATATCCATCCGGTCGATCGTGTCGCCGGCGAAATCCATTGCGCGGTACGTTGCACCGTCGACGCCGATCTTTCCGATCACGGCAAGGATCAGGTCCTTCGCCATCAGGTACGGCGGAAGCTCTCCTTCGAAAATGAACTTCATCGTTTCCGGAACTTTCACCCATAATTTTCCGGTGCCGAGAATGAACGCCGCATCGGTGTTGCCGATGCCGGTCGCAAATTCCCCGAACGCTCCGGCAGTGCAGGTGTGAGAATCGGTCCCGAACAGGACTTCTCCCGGGCGCGTGAATCCTTCCTCGGGCATCGCGATGTGACAGACCCCTTTATAGCGGGGAGTATGAACGTCGAAGAAATGCGGAAGGTTCTGCTCCTTCACAAAATCGCGGAGGATGTCGACGTTCCGGTGCGCATGGGTGTCGGCGGTGAAAATATAATGGTCGGGGATCACAACAACTTTCTCCCGGTCCCAGACCTTCGCACCGGCGCCGAATTCCCGTTTGAAGATCCCGAAGGTACCCGGTCCGCAGACGTCGTGCGTCATCAGCACGTCGACATCGACCCACACGTTGTCTCCGGGGTGCGCTTCCCTTTTCCCCGAGTGTTTTGCAAGAATCTTCTCTGTAATCGTCATGCCCATGGTATCAATGAACAGCTAACAATCAACAATTATCATGACTGTCGCCGTGCCCTTCCTATATTTTGTTCATTGTTCATTGTTGATTGTTGGCTGTCAAACCGCTGCCGATTCCGCTTTCATCTCTGCATTCTGCTGCCGCCGGAAGCGTGCCGTCGCCGCATGGTTGATGGCATTGAGATACGCCTTTACGCTTCCTGTGATCACGTCGGTGCTCGCTGAGCGTCCGTTGAAGACAAAACCGTCGATCGCGATCTTCACAAAGACCTCGCCGATCGCGTCGTGTCCCCACGAGACCGATTTGATCGAGTAATCGAGCAATTGACCGCTGATGCCGGTGATCCGCTCGATCGCGCGGTACGCTGCGTCGACCGGACCGTCGCCGGTCGCGGAGTCCTGCAGCGTTTCATCGTTACGCTTCAGTCCTACCATCGCCGTCGGAACGACGTTAAGTCCGCTCGTAACCTGGAGGTTCTCCAGTGTATAGAGGGATTTCATCGAAGAAATTTCGTCCTGCAGTATCGCGATGAGATCGTCGTCAAAGATCTCCTTCTTCTCGTCGGCGA includes:
- the ppc gene encoding phosphoenolpyruvate carboxylase, with translation MPRRITKQQDEPLRKNIRLLGNLLGQVIEEQEGRRLFELEEQIRQTSKQLRQRYDPSHQQTMRRLIGAMDPSDMAKVVRAFAAYFQLTNTAEQHYRIQRQRSYLLQHPGSGYPGSSQDTFEKLKKLGVKEDDIAALFSRLSIMPVFTAHPTEAARRTILEKHSRIWKLLEEFDHNNATAAERSALEHEIKRHITSLWQTEETRSYNISVLDEVYNGLYYFRNVLYRTIPKFYRDLERAAAAVYPQWNSPIPSFIRFGSWIGGDRDGNPFVSADATWKTLQRQAKTILELHLHAVDELFVESSESSKVVGGSEELLQSIRSDKAMLEKPAQVRNDDEVYRVKLAYIYRRLQFRIDYTDGDASHAELMYHSSSELLDDLHILDRSLRAHKGELQANGLLKDLIRNVETFGFHLATLDIRQHRSVHTETIAELLSQRSVQYSAMTAEAREEWLTEELSRPGVPSFNESTLAPASAETLAVLRKVKRAQTEIDGLAVRSYIISMTESAADVLEVLYLMKCTGLFSADAARRMSSLDVVPLFETTKDLDAAPETMERLYRNQAYRRHLESRGRRQEIMIGYSDSTKEGGIVGSHWSLYKAQRHLTKISQLADIDWIFFHGRGGTVGRGGGPEYEAILSQPAHSLNAKIKITEQGEVISLKYAHPAIAQRSLELTTSAMLMGNIPKAHLDPEFDRNRTRWFEAMDEIAQHSYTAYRRTVYEEKDFVKYFAQATPIEEIMKLQIGSRPAKRVASERIEDLRAIPWTFGWMQSRHVLPGWLGAGEGLKKFLFGESAAPDPKKLKLLRQMYRRWQTFRSLIDNMQMILAKGDFTISREYASLVVPKDLGERIYGLLREQHDTTEKMILLVTDQKEILENNEMLLRSIQLRNPYVDPLSYIQIELLRRLHGKELSRPTQEELEQAIFLSINGIAAGLRNTG
- a CDS encoding 3-isopropylmalate dehydratase large subunit, giving the protein MGMTITEKILAKHSGKREAHPGDNVWVDVDVLMTHDVCGPGTFGIFKREFGAGAKVWDREKVVVIPDHYIFTADTHAHRNVDILRDFVKEQNLPHFFDVHTPRYKGVCHIAMPEEGFTRPGEVLFGTDSHTCTAGAFGEFATGIGNTDAAFILGTGKLWVKVPETMKFIFEGELPPYLMAKDLILAVIGKIGVDGATYRAMDFAGDTIDRMDMEARMTLCNMVIEAGGKNGVCAPDKTTTDFVSARSKVKFETVFNDGDAKFHSIHKFNVKEIEPLVAKPHSPDNKAKVSEVAGTKLDRAYIGSCTGGRITDFIAAAETMYGEKVKIDTFIVPATTEVARLMKATKVKDKTVWQVLEDAGCRIGDASCAACLGGPSDTFGRLNGVEVCISSTNRNFPGRMGSKKSQVYLASPYTVAASALTGVITHPKQFFN